A single genomic interval of Nostoc commune NIES-4072 harbors:
- the rplX gene encoding 50S ribosomal protein L24, whose protein sequence is MATKQGTPKVFHKMHVKTGDTVQVIAGKDKGKVGEIIQALPQLSKVIVKGVNIKTKHVKPQQEGESGRIVTQEFPIHSSNVMLYSTKQNVASRVCYTFTSEGKKVRKLKKTGEILDK, encoded by the coding sequence ATGGCAACCAAACAGGGTACGCCCAAAGTATTCCACAAAATGCACGTCAAAACTGGCGACACCGTACAAGTGATTGCTGGCAAAGACAAAGGAAAAGTTGGTGAAATTATCCAGGCACTTCCCCAACTGAGTAAAGTTATCGTCAAAGGTGTAAACATTAAAACCAAGCACGTCAAACCCCAGCAAGAAGGGGAATCAGGGCGGATTGTCACCCAAGAATTCCCGATTCATAGCTCTAACGTGATGCTTTATTCCACCAAGCAAAACGTTGCCAGTCGTGTTTGTTATACCTTTACCTCAGAAGGCAAAAAAGTCAGAAAACTCAAGAAAACTGGCGAAATTCTGGATAAATAG
- the rplV gene encoding 50S ribosomal protein L22: MATNTTEVKAIARFIRISAYKVRRVLDQIRGRSYREALIILEFMPYRATEPILKVLRSAAANAEHNAGLDRTQLVITQAYADQGPSLKRFQPRAQGRAYQIRKPTCHITVAVGAAPEK, encoded by the coding sequence ATGGCTACTAATACTACTGAAGTAAAAGCGATCGCTCGTTTTATCCGCATCTCGGCCTACAAAGTGCGTCGGGTACTCGATCAAATTCGCGGGCGATCGTACCGTGAAGCATTAATCATCCTAGAATTCATGCCCTATCGCGCCACTGAACCCATATTGAAGGTTCTTAGAAGCGCTGCTGCAAATGCCGAACACAACGCTGGGTTAGATCGGACTCAACTAGTGATTACTCAGGCTTATGCCGATCAAGGGCCATCGCTGAAGCGGTTCCAACCAAGAGCGCAAGGTCGAGCTTACCAAATTCGCAAGCCGACGTGTCATATTACAGTGGCTGTTGGAGCCGCCCCAGAAAAATAA
- the rplN gene encoding 50S ribosomal protein L14 has protein sequence MIQPQTYLNVADNSGARKLMCIRVLGGGNRRYGFIGDKIIAVVKDATPNMAVKKSDVVEAVIVRTRKAVSRDSGMSIRFDDNAAVIINKDGNPRGTRVFGPVARELRDKNFTKIVSLAPEVL, from the coding sequence GTGATTCAACCCCAGACTTACCTGAATGTCGCAGATAATAGCGGTGCCCGCAAACTTATGTGCATCCGCGTTTTAGGCGGAGGCAACCGTCGTTATGGTTTTATCGGTGATAAAATTATCGCCGTTGTCAAAGATGCTACACCCAACATGGCTGTCAAAAAGTCTGATGTTGTGGAAGCAGTAATTGTCCGCACTCGTAAAGCTGTAAGTCGTGACAGTGGCATGAGTATTCGCTTTGATGATAACGCTGCTGTGATCATCAACAAAGACGGGAATCCCAGAGGTACACGGGTTTTTGGCCCAGTTGCACGGGAACTACGCGATAAAAACTTTACCAAAATCGTTTCTCTGGCTCCGGAGGTGCTTTAA
- the rplP gene encoding 50S ribosomal protein L16, which translates to MLSPRRTKFRKQQRGRMEGLASRGSTLNFGDFALQAQEPAWITSRQIEASRRAMTRYIRRGGQIWIRIFPDKPVTMRPAETRMGSGKGNPEFWVAVVKPGRILFEIGGVSEEIAREAMRLASFKLPIKTKFIVRSQPQEQE; encoded by the coding sequence ATGTTAAGCCCTAGAAGAACTAAATTCCGCAAACAACAGCGCGGACGGATGGAGGGACTAGCCAGCCGTGGTAGTACCCTTAACTTCGGTGATTTTGCCCTCCAAGCCCAAGAACCTGCTTGGATTACCTCTCGGCAAATTGAGGCTTCCCGTCGGGCAATGACTCGTTATATTCGTCGGGGTGGACAAATCTGGATTCGGATTTTCCCTGATAAACCTGTAACCATGCGTCCTGCTGAAACCCGGATGGGTTCCGGTAAAGGTAATCCAGAGTTTTGGGTAGCTGTAGTCAAGCCAGGAAGAATTTTGTTTGAAATTGGTGGAGTTTCTGAAGAAATCGCCCGTGAAGCGATGCGTCTGGCTTCATTTAAACTGCCTATAAAAACTAAGTTTATTGTGCGCTCTCAACCACAGGAGCAGGAGTAG
- the rplE gene encoding 50S ribosomal protein L5 encodes MATTRLKSLYQETIVPKLINQFQYTNVHQVPKLVKVTINRGLGEAAQNAKSLEASINEISVITGQKPVVTRAKKAIAGFKIRQGMPVGIMVTLRAERMYAFFDRLVSLSLPRIRDFRGVSPKSFDGRGNYTLGVREQLIFPEVEYDSIDQVRGLDISIITTAKNDEEGRALLKELGMPFRDQ; translated from the coding sequence ATGGCGACAACAAGACTCAAAAGCTTATATCAAGAGACAATCGTCCCCAAACTGATCAATCAGTTTCAATATACCAACGTTCATCAAGTACCGAAGTTGGTAAAGGTTACGATTAACCGGGGTTTGGGTGAAGCAGCTCAGAATGCGAAGTCGCTGGAAGCATCCATAAACGAAATTTCAGTGATCACTGGTCAAAAACCAGTGGTGACACGGGCGAAAAAGGCGATCGCTGGCTTTAAGATTCGTCAAGGGATGCCTGTGGGGATCATGGTTACTCTCAGAGCAGAACGGATGTATGCCTTTTTCGACAGACTAGTTAGCCTGTCGCTACCCAGAATTAGAGATTTTCGCGGCGTTAGCCCTAAAAGCTTTGACGGACGCGGTAATTATACTCTAGGTGTCAGAGAACAGCTAATTTTTCCAGAAGTCGAATACGACAGCATCGATCAAGTACGTGGTCTGGATATTTCCATCATCACCACAGCAAAAAACGACGAAGAGGGACGCGCCTTACTTAAAGAATTAGGAATGCCCTTTCGCGATCAATAA
- the rpmC gene encoding 50S ribosomal protein L29 — MPLPKISEARELSDEKLSEEIVAIKRQLFQLRLQKATRQLEKPHQFRQLRHRLAQLLTLETERKRAASQSAKEEK; from the coding sequence ATGCCTCTTCCCAAGATTTCAGAAGCAAGAGAATTAAGTGACGAGAAACTTTCTGAAGAAATTGTCGCGATCAAAAGACAACTGTTTCAGTTGCGCTTGCAAAAAGCTACAAGGCAATTAGAAAAGCCTCACCAGTTCCGGCAATTGCGACACCGCCTAGCCCAATTGCTAACGCTAGAAACAGAACGCAAACGGGCAGCAAGTCAATCGGCTAAAGAAGAAAAGTAG
- the rpsC gene encoding 30S ribosomal protein S3, protein MGQKIHPVGFRLGITHEHQSRWFAVPDRYPELLQEDYKLRQYIEQKLGRLAQNNAGISEVRIERKADQIDLEVRTARPGVVVGRGGQGIESLRTGLQGLLGSNRQIRINVVEVQRVDADAYLIAEYIAQQLERRVSFRRVVRQSIQRAQRAGVQGIKIQVSGRLNGAEIARTEWTREGRVPLHTLRADIDYSYCTAKTVYGILGIKVWVFKGEIIPGQEPEPLPPASRDRERDPRDREREPRRRQQQRRRQQFEDRSNEG, encoded by the coding sequence GTGGGACAGAAGATTCATCCAGTTGGTTTTCGCCTGGGTATTACACATGAGCATCAATCTCGTTGGTTTGCTGTTCCTGATCGTTATCCAGAACTTTTACAAGAAGACTACAAACTCCGTCAGTACATAGAACAAAAGCTGGGTAGACTTGCTCAAAACAACGCCGGTATTTCCGAAGTTCGGATTGAGCGCAAAGCCGACCAAATTGACTTAGAAGTACGTACAGCTAGACCAGGTGTGGTAGTGGGTCGTGGTGGACAAGGCATTGAATCCTTGCGTACCGGACTCCAAGGACTTTTGGGTAGTAATCGCCAAATTCGCATTAACGTAGTTGAAGTGCAACGAGTTGATGCTGATGCCTACCTAATTGCCGAATACATTGCTCAACAATTAGAACGCCGGGTGTCCTTTCGGCGGGTAGTGCGGCAATCGATTCAACGAGCCCAACGCGCTGGTGTGCAAGGGATTAAAATCCAAGTTAGTGGTCGGCTCAACGGTGCAGAAATTGCCCGGACAGAGTGGACTCGTGAAGGTAGAGTACCTTTACATACCTTACGGGCTGACATTGACTACTCTTATTGCACGGCAAAAACGGTTTACGGCATTCTGGGCATCAAAGTATGGGTGTTTAAGGGAGAAATTATTCCGGGACAGGAACCAGAACCGTTACCACCAGCAAGCCGCGATCGCGAACGTGATCCCCGCGATCGTGAGCGTGAACCCCGTCGTCGTCAACAACAACGTCGTCGCCAGCAATTTGAAGACCGCTCAAATGAAGGGTAA
- the rpsQ gene encoding 30S ribosomal protein S17, whose translation MAVKERVGLVVSDKMQKTVVVAIENRAPHPKYGKIVVNTQRYKVHDEENKCKVGDRVRIQETRPLSKTKRWKITEVLNVKPT comes from the coding sequence ATGGCAGTTAAAGAACGAGTTGGCTTGGTAGTGAGCGATAAAATGCAAAAAACTGTGGTAGTAGCCATAGAAAACCGCGCTCCTCACCCCAAGTACGGCAAAATTGTGGTTAACACCCAACGATATAAAGTTCACGACGAAGAAAATAAGTGTAAAGTAGGCGATCGCGTTCGCATTCAGGAAACTAGACCCCTGAGCAAAACCAAGCGCTGGAAAATCACAGAAGTCCTGAACGTCAAGCCTACTTAA